The Prochlorococcus sp. MIT 0801 genomic sequence TGTAGTAGTTGGGTCTGAAGACAAAGGAATTTCTCTAATAACAAGAAGGTTGTGTGATCAGTTAGTAAGGATTCCTCTTAAGGGAGTCACTACAAGCCTTAATGCGTCAGTCGCTACGTCTATTTTCTTATATGAAGTGGCTAGATCGAGATGGATGCGCTCAATTTCTGGACAAGACCCTTCACCTAGATTATTGAAACCTCAGATTTCAACTGAAAATAATAACTAAATCTTTTTAAAAATAACACCTTAAACAAGTGTATATTTTTTATAGTTGTATTAGTATCTTTATAACTTCATAATCAAATTAGATTATTAATTACATTACTCACAGCTTTTTATACCCAACATTCTTTCTCTTCTGATATATGTTTCATCATCAAGTGAACATAATATTCCATATTTATTTGTTAAATATCTGATTAAGAAAGTATAGTAAATTAAACGCAGTTTACTTATGGGTCCCATTAGGGCTCTTCGAAGCTTAGGTAATAGTTTTGGCTTGGCCTGGTGGGCGAAGGTTGAGACTCTTCATCCTGAGGTGACATATTGGTTTGGTCCATTTCTGACTCGTCGCAGCTTGAAGGTCAGTTTAAATGGATTTGTTGAGGATCTTTCCGCAGAGTCTCCCCAAAAAATAAGTCATAGTTTAATTAGGTGTCGCCGTAATGAGCCTCTAACGTCATAGGCTTAAAAATATTTTTTATAATTTAGTAATGACTTTTGAAGACTTGCGCCAGAAATTGAAAAGTGGTGAGGTTTCTTCCAAAGAGCTTGTTCAAGAAAAAATAAACCGAATAAACGAATTAGATCCAACTCTGAATACCTTTTTAACTGTTAACACTGAGCTTGCGCTAAGCAAAGCTGAATATATCGATAAACAAATAGCATCTGGCGACCATTTACCGCCTTTGTCAGGAATACCCATTGCGATAAAAGACAACCTTTGTACGAAAGGAATCAAGACAACTTGTGCAAGCAAGATTTTGGACAACTTTGTCCCCCCATACGAGTCAACAGTTACTAAAAAGCTTTTGAACGAAGGAGCAATACTTATTGGCAAAACAAATATGGATGAATTTGCGATGGGGAGCTCTACAGAAACCTCTGCCTTTGGTCCTACATTGAATCCATGGAACATAACTAAAGTTCCTGGAGGAAGTTCTGGTGGTAGTGCAGCTTCTGTTGCTGCCGGATTATGTTACGGATCTCTGGGTTCTGATACTGGCGGGTCAATTCGACAACCAGCTTCATTTTGTGGCGTTGTTGGTATGAAGCCCACTTACGGACGAGTAAGTAGATGGGGATTAATAGCTTTTGCTAGTTCTTTAGATCAGGTTGGTCCATTTGCTAATAATGTTTCTGATGCAGCTGAAATTTTGCAAGTTATATCAGGCAAAGATGATTTTGATTCAACTACTGTCGATATTCCTGTTCCCAATTATTTGGAGACCCTTTCTAAGTCAATTAAGGGAATGAAAATAGGTTTAATTGATAATTGCTTTGATCATGAAGGTTTAGCCACCGATGTTAAAGAATCTGTTCTTGGCTCTGCCTCGCTACTAGAACACTTAGGTGCAGAAATTGTTAATGTTTCTTGTCCTCGTTTCAATGATGGAATTGCTACTTATTATGTTATTGCCCCGTCTGAAGCTTCGGCGAATTTAGCAAGATATGACGGTGTCAAATATGGATTCCGCTCTGAAGATGAACAATCTCTCATTGAAATGACAACCAAAAGTCGAGCGCTTGGTTTTGGAAGTGAAGTTAAACGAAGAATTCTTATAGGAACCTATGCGCTTTCCGCTGGTTATGTTGAGGCTTACTACAAGAAGGCCCAGCAAGTTAGAACTTTAATACGTAAAGACTTTGATGATGCTTTCAAAAAGGTAGATGTTCTGCTGGCCCCAACAGCTCCTACCACTGCTTTCGGTTCTGGAGATAATATTGATAACCCTATGGCTATGTACTTATCGGATTTGTTAACTATTCCAGCTAATTTAGCTGGTTTGCCTGCTATTAGCCTGCCATGTGGGTTTGATAATTCTGGCCTGCCAATAGGGTTACAGCTAATCGGTAATGTTTTTGAAGAAGGTAAGCTTCTTCAAGTAGCTAGTCAATTTGAGAAAGCTGCTGAGGTTTATAAAAAGAGGCCTAATACAGATTTCACGTTATAAACTTTAATCCACTTCATGTGGAGGATATAATTGTCGCTACACTATATGCAGTGTAGTTTCGTGTGATATTAATGGCTTTTGTTCCTATTCATAACCATAGTGACTACAGCCTTCTTGATGGAGCTAGTCAGCTTCCTTTGATGGTTCAAAGGGCAAAGGAATTGGGGATGCCAGCTCTAGCCCTGACTGATCATGGAGTAATGTATGGCGCGATTGAATTATTGAAGTTATGTAAGGCCGAAAATATAAAGCCAATTATTGGGAATGAGATGTACGTTATCAATGGTTCAATTGATGACCCTCAGCCCAAAAAAGAGAAAAGATACCATCTTGTTGTTGTTGCGAAAAATCAAATTGGTTATGAAAATCTTGTTAAATTAACGACACTTAGTCATTTAAATGGTGTTAGGGGAAGAGGGATCTTCTCAAGACCATGTATAGATAAGTCTTTATTTAAAAAATACAGTGAGGGATTAATTTGCTCAACAGCTTGCTTGGGTGGAGAAATCCCACAAGCTATTTTAAAAGGAAGAAATGATGTTGCTAGAGAAGTAGCCGCTTGGTACAAAGAAATTTTGGGTGATGATTTTTATCTAGAAATTCAAGATCATGGATCAATTGAGGATAGAATTGTTAATAGTGAAATAGTCAAAATATCTGAAGAACTTGGTATCCAAATTATTGCTACTAATGATGCACATTATGTATCAAGTAATGATATTGAAGCTCATGATGCATTGATTTGTGTTTTGACTGGAAAATTAATAAGTGATCACAAAAGATTAAGATATACAGGTACTGAATATATTAAGTCTGAGCAGGAAATGAGAAGTCTATTTACTGATCATATAGAAAATAATGTAATAAATAGTGCAATAGAAAATACAGTCAAACTATCAAACAAAGTAGAAGAATATACGATCTTAGGGAACTATAAGATGCCAAATTTTCCTATACCTGATGGCTATAAACCAATCGAATATCTTAAAGAGATAACTATCAACGGTTTAAAAGAAATTTTAGATATTTCTAAGTTTGAAAATTTTCCAAGCTCTTATAAAGAAAGACTTGATTATGAGTTAAGCGTAATTGACCAAATGGGTTTTCCTACATATTTTCTTGTTGTATGGGATTATATAAGATTTGCAAGAGATAAAAATATTCCTGTAGGCCCTGGGAGGGGTTCAGCAGCTGGCTCTTTAGTCGCTTTTTCTCTTCATATAACTAATATTGACCCAGTAGAAAATGGTTTGTTATTTGAAAGATTTCTCAATCCTGAGAGAAAGTCAATGCCTGATATTGATACTGATTTTTGTATTGAAAGACGTGGCGAAGTAATAGATTATGTAACTAAAAAGTATGGTGAAGATAAAGTTGCACAGATAATTACATTTAACAGAATGACATCCAAGGCTGTTTTGAAAGATGTTGCTCGCGTACTTGATATTCCCTATGGGGATGCAGACCGCTTAGCGAAATTAATTCCAGTTGTAAGGGGTAAGCCTGCAAAATTGTCAGCTATGATTTCAAAAGATTCTCCTAATAAAGAATTCTATGAAAAATACAATAATGATTCAAAAGTAAAGAAATGGGTTGATATGGCAATGAGGATTGAAGGGACAAATAAGACTTTTGGTGTGCATGCAGCAGGTGTAGTTATTGCGGCTAATTCACTTGATAATTTAGTTCCTCTTCAAAGAAACAATGATGGACAAATAATCACTCAATATTTTATGGAAGATATTGAATCACTTGGTCTTTTGAAGATGGACTTTTTAGGACTTAGAAATCTTACAATGATCGAAAAGACAATCAATTTAGTTGAGAAATCAATTGGTAAGAGATTAGATCCTGATTCTTTGCCTTTCACAGATGAAAAAACATTCGAACTACTTTCTAGGGGAGATTTAGAAGGGATTTTCCAACTTGAATCTAGTGGAATGAGGCAGATAGTAAAGGATTTAAAGCCCTCATCTCTTGAGGATATTTCTTCAATTCTTGCTCTTTATCGCCCAGGTCCTCTTGATGCAGGATTGATTCCTAAATTTATAAATAGAAAACATGGAAAGGAGAGTATTGATTTTCAACATCATTCACTTGAACCTATTTTAAGTGAGACTTATGGAATCATGGTTTATCAAGAGCAGATCATGAAGATTGCTCAGGATTTAGCCGGATATTCACTTGGGCAAGCAGATTTATTGAGAAGGGCGATGGGTAAGAAAAAGGTATCCGAAATGCAGCGCCACAGAACCCTCTTTGTTGATGGAGCTGTTAAAAATGGCGTTACAGATGTCATCGCTGAACAGTTATTTGATCAAATGGTTTTATTTGCTGAATATTGCTTTAACAAAAGTCATTCAACTGCTTATGGTGCGGTTACTTATCAGACAGCTTATTTAAAAGCACATTATCCTGTTGCTTATATGGCGGCATTGCTTACAGTCAATGCTGGCTCGGTTGACAAGATTCAAAGATATATTTCCAACTGCAATTCAATGGGCATAAACGTAATGCCTCCAAATATCAATACTTCTGGTGTTGATTTCACTCCAAAAGATAATTCAATTCTTTTTGGTTTTTCAGCTGTCAAAAATTTAGGAGATGGAGCAATTAGAAAGATTATTACCTCTAGAGATGAAGATGGAGAATTTACCTCTTTAGCACACTTCTGTGATCGAATTTCACTTAGTTCTGTTAATCGAAGAGGACTCGAAGCTTTGATTCATAGTGGAGCACTTGATTGTCTTGATGAAAATGCAAATCGCGCGCAGCTTATTGCTGATTTGGATTTAACTATCGAATGGGCTTCTTCTAGAGCAAAAGATAGAACAAGCGGCCAAGGTAATCTTTTCGATCTTGTTACTTCAACAAATAATGAATCATCTCCAACTGATGATTATTTATCTGCTCCAAAGGCGAAGCAGGTCAACGAGTATCTTCCTTCAGACAAACTTAAATTAGAAAAAGAGCATGTTGGCTTCTATCTATCTGATCATCCTTTGAAGCAACTTTCAGAACCTGCAAAATTGATTGCTCCTATTAGCCTTGGTTCTTTAGAAGAGCAGAAAGATAAGTCCAAGGTCAGTGTCATAGCAATGATTCCAGAGATAAGAGAAGTCACAACTAGAAAAGGTGACAGGATGGCTATTATTAAGCTCGAAGATTTAACTGGTTCTTGTGAAGCGGTTGTTTTTCCAAAAAGTTTTGAAAGATTATCTGATCATTTGATGATTGAAACGAGATTATTGATATGGGGCAGCGTAGATAGGAGAGATGAAACTGTTCAATTGCTTATTGATGATTGTCGTGAAATTGATGACTTAAGATTTCTTTTGATTGATCTTCGTCCTGATCAAGCTACAGATATCAATATTCAGCATAAATTAAGAGAATGCCTTTCAAAAAACAGACCTGACAGAAATGAATTAGGTGTACGAATCCCTGTAGTAGCATGTCTCAAGGACAATAATAGTACTAGGTATGTAAGATTGGGTGATCAATTTTGCGTTAAGGATACTGATCGAGCTTTGGATTCACTGTCTAAGAATTCCTTCATTGCAAGATCAAGTAAAAGTCTTGTGATTTAAATTTTATTTTTAACTAGAAATATCTGCTTGACTTGTTTTGAATGCATCTTTCATCCTTTTTATGTTTGGCTTTATGTTTTCAAAGCCAAGAAAACTTCCTGGATTTAAATCCCAACTCGCTGAGAGTATTCCATAACTTAACCCTAATAAGCCTACAAGGAAACAAAGCGCTGAACTTACAAGAGTGAGTGTTGGAGATATTTCAGCAATACCTTTGCTTATTAAAAAATAACTCCCAATAAATACGCCCATGC encodes the following:
- a CDS encoding DUF1816 domain-containing protein codes for the protein MGPIRALRSLGNSFGLAWWAKVETLHPEVTYWFGPFLTRRSLKVSLNGFVEDLSAESPQKISHSLIRCRRNEPLTS
- the gatA gene encoding Asp-tRNA(Asn)/Glu-tRNA(Gln) amidotransferase subunit GatA, coding for MTFEDLRQKLKSGEVSSKELVQEKINRINELDPTLNTFLTVNTELALSKAEYIDKQIASGDHLPPLSGIPIAIKDNLCTKGIKTTCASKILDNFVPPYESTVTKKLLNEGAILIGKTNMDEFAMGSSTETSAFGPTLNPWNITKVPGGSSGGSAASVAAGLCYGSLGSDTGGSIRQPASFCGVVGMKPTYGRVSRWGLIAFASSLDQVGPFANNVSDAAEILQVISGKDDFDSTTVDIPVPNYLETLSKSIKGMKIGLIDNCFDHEGLATDVKESVLGSASLLEHLGAEIVNVSCPRFNDGIATYYVIAPSEASANLARYDGVKYGFRSEDEQSLIEMTTKSRALGFGSEVKRRILIGTYALSAGYVEAYYKKAQQVRTLIRKDFDDAFKKVDVLLAPTAPTTAFGSGDNIDNPMAMYLSDLLTIPANLAGLPAISLPCGFDNSGLPIGLQLIGNVFEEGKLLQVASQFEKAAEVYKKRPNTDFTL
- a CDS encoding DNA polymerase III subunit alpha, which gives rise to MAFVPIHNHSDYSLLDGASQLPLMVQRAKELGMPALALTDHGVMYGAIELLKLCKAENIKPIIGNEMYVINGSIDDPQPKKEKRYHLVVVAKNQIGYENLVKLTTLSHLNGVRGRGIFSRPCIDKSLFKKYSEGLICSTACLGGEIPQAILKGRNDVAREVAAWYKEILGDDFYLEIQDHGSIEDRIVNSEIVKISEELGIQIIATNDAHYVSSNDIEAHDALICVLTGKLISDHKRLRYTGTEYIKSEQEMRSLFTDHIENNVINSAIENTVKLSNKVEEYTILGNYKMPNFPIPDGYKPIEYLKEITINGLKEILDISKFENFPSSYKERLDYELSVIDQMGFPTYFLVVWDYIRFARDKNIPVGPGRGSAAGSLVAFSLHITNIDPVENGLLFERFLNPERKSMPDIDTDFCIERRGEVIDYVTKKYGEDKVAQIITFNRMTSKAVLKDVARVLDIPYGDADRLAKLIPVVRGKPAKLSAMISKDSPNKEFYEKYNNDSKVKKWVDMAMRIEGTNKTFGVHAAGVVIAANSLDNLVPLQRNNDGQIITQYFMEDIESLGLLKMDFLGLRNLTMIEKTINLVEKSIGKRLDPDSLPFTDEKTFELLSRGDLEGIFQLESSGMRQIVKDLKPSSLEDISSILALYRPGPLDAGLIPKFINRKHGKESIDFQHHSLEPILSETYGIMVYQEQIMKIAQDLAGYSLGQADLLRRAMGKKKVSEMQRHRTLFVDGAVKNGVTDVIAEQLFDQMVLFAEYCFNKSHSTAYGAVTYQTAYLKAHYPVAYMAALLTVNAGSVDKIQRYISNCNSMGINVMPPNINTSGVDFTPKDNSILFGFSAVKNLGDGAIRKIITSRDEDGEFTSLAHFCDRISLSSVNRRGLEALIHSGALDCLDENANRAQLIADLDLTIEWASSRAKDRTSGQGNLFDLVTSTNNESSPTDDYLSAPKAKQVNEYLPSDKLKLEKEHVGFYLSDHPLKQLSEPAKLIAPISLGSLEEQKDKSKVSVIAMIPEIREVTTRKGDRMAIIKLEDLTGSCEAVVFPKSFERLSDHLMIETRLLIWGSVDRRDETVQLLIDDCREIDDLRFLLIDLRPDQATDINIQHKLRECLSKNRPDRNELGVRIPVVACLKDNNSTRYVRLGDQFCVKDTDRALDSLSKNSFIARSSKSLVI
- a CDS encoding PAM68 family protein, which gives rise to MKGSKKNKKDQPKEVKIGFSSNNSAPKIVSKKFAKSTIKKSGIPSYVANRMARRIAFTTGIPTLSGMGVFIGSYFLISKGIAEISPTLTLVSSALCFLVGLLGLSYGILSASWDLNPGSFLGFENIKPNIKRMKDAFKTSQADISS